One genomic window of Butyricicoccus intestinisimiae includes the following:
- a CDS encoding metal-sensing transcriptional repressor, producing the protein MENKNCCYKKTKQRSEEEYKSLIHRLNRIEGQIRGIRGMVERSAYCPDILIQSAAVTAAMNAFNRELLSNHIRTCVVKDIQAGNEEVIDELVTTLQKLMK; encoded by the coding sequence ATGGAAAACAAAAATTGCTGCTATAAAAAAACAAAACAGCGTTCCGAGGAAGAATACAAAAGCCTCATTCATCGGCTCAACCGCATCGAAGGACAGATTCGCGGCATCCGCGGTATGGTGGAGCGAAGCGCCTATTGTCCGGATATTTTGATACAGTCCGCGGCGGTTACAGCGGCGATGAATGCGTTCAATCGGGAACTGCTGTCCAATCACATCCGAACCTGTGTCGTCAAAGATATTCAGGCGGGAAATGAAGAAGTGATTGACGAGCTGGTAACGACTTTGCAGAAGCTCATGAAATAA
- a CDS encoding heavy-metal-associated domain-containing protein, producing the protein MGTIIIVAILVVVAVVAARSGMKHMKGEGGCCGGGGDAVPEQHKTLEGAKIGEKTVYIEGMMCDNCRKHVEKQLDKIDGAVAHADWKKGIAIVSYDRAVSDDAIRQALAWTDYKVTSIEENK; encoded by the coding sequence ATGGGAACAATCATTATTGTTGCGATTCTGGTTGTTGTCGCTGTTGTTGCGGCGCGCTCCGGTATGAAGCACATGAAGGGCGAAGGCGGCTGCTGCGGCGGTGGCGGGGATGCTGTTCCGGAACAGCATAAGACGCTGGAGGGCGCAAAAATCGGTGAAAAAACCGTATATATTGAGGGCATGATGTGCGACAACTGCCGCAAGCATGTGGAAAAGCAGCTGGATAAAATCGACGGCGCAGTCGCGCATGCGGATTGGAAAAAGGGCATTGCCATCGTGTCATATGACCGTGCAGTGAGCGATGATGCGATTCGGCAAGCGCTCGCGTGGACGGACTACAAGGTCACAAGCATTGAGGAGAACAAATAA